DNA from Microbacterium foliorum:
ACGGAACTCCGGTGTGGTCGTGTCGACGGCGCGCGCCGGGTCCGCCTCGATGATGTCGAGGATCTCCGGCGCCCAGATGAACCCCGCCTTCACCACCTCGGCGAACCCTGCGGTCGCCTCGTTCGGACTGAGGCTCGCCAGCTCGTCGAGATCGCCGATCACCGCGCGCGGCGCCCAGAACGCACCGACGAGGTTCTTGCCCTCGGCGGTGTTGATGCCCGTCTTGCCCCCCACGGACGCGTCGACGAGTCCCAGCACCGTGGTGGGCACCTGCACCAGCTGCACGCCGCGCGACCATGTCGCCGCGACGAAGCCTGCGAGATCCGTGACCGCGCCGCCGCCGTATCCGACGACGGCATCCGAGCGGGTGAAGTCCGCCTGCCCCATCACCTGCCAGCAGAAGGCCGCGACCTCGATACGCTTGCCCTGCTCGGCATCGGGCACTTCGGCGAGCAGCACCTCGCGCTGACCGTTCTCGGTGTCGGCGAGCAGACGGTCGCGCAGCTCCGCGGCCCTGGCCGCCAGAGTCGGCGGATGCACCACCAGGACCTTGCGCACCGCCGGGTCCAGGGCCGCGGAGACGCGGTCGAGGATCCCCCGGCCGATCGCGATGTCGTACGGGCTCTCGCCCGTCACGCTGATGGTCGTCGTCGTCATCTCAGTTCTCTCCTCCAGGCCGCGATGTCCGCGGCGATGCGATGCATGGGGCGGCGCGACGTGTCGAACGTCACCGACGCCACCTCGTCGTACCAGTTCCGTCGTTCTTCGAAGATCTGCGTCCAGCGCCCGACGGGGTCGTCGCCCTCCAGCAGCGGTCGACCCCCGCTGCGGATCCGGGCGGCCACCGCCTCCGGAGTCACCGTGAGGAACACGACGGGCCGCTCACGGAGCAGGGCTCGCGTGCCGGCATCGGTGACCGCGCCGCCGCCGAGCGAGATCACCCCGCCGGCCGGCGCGTCGAGGGCCGCCGCGACCTCCGCCCGCTCCAGAGCCCGGAAGTGGTCTTCGCCATGCTCGGCGAAGATCGCCGGGATCGGTCCGTGCGCCGACGCGACGCGCTTGTCGGTGTCGACGAAGGGCACCGACAGAGTGCGCGCGACGCGACGACCGACACTGGTCTTGCCGGCGGCCATCGGGCCGACCAGCACCAGCGTCAGCGGGTCAGCCGCGCTCGTCATGGGCGATGAGCGCCGCCTCGGATGCGGGCGTCGTGCGCAGCTCCGCCGGAATCCCCTCGAGGTACCCCTCGAGGTTGCGGCGGGTCTCGCGGATGCTGTCGCCGCCGAACTTCTCGAGCACGGCGTTGGCGAGCTCCACCGCGACC
Protein-coding regions in this window:
- the aroB gene encoding 3-dehydroquinate synthase, whose translation is MTTTTISVTGESPYDIAIGRGILDRVSAALDPAVRKVLVVHPPTLAARAAELRDRLLADTENGQREVLLAEVPDAEQGKRIEVAAFCWQVMGQADFTRSDAVVGYGGGAVTDLAGFVAATWSRGVQLVQVPTTVLGLVDASVGGKTGINTAEGKNLVGAFWAPRAVIGDLDELASLSPNEATAGFAEVVKAGFIWAPEILDIIEADPARAVDTTTPEFRRAVELAIDMKAKVVSDDFREAGQREILNYGHTLGHAIEHAERYRWRHGAAVSIGMLYAAELSRLAGRLSDSAAERHRTILDSLGLPTGYRAGAWPQLLATMQRDKKSRGGMLRFILLDDIAKPTVLQAPDESLLFAAYQEIGE
- a CDS encoding shikimate kinase; translation: MTSAADPLTLVLVGPMAAGKTSVGRRVARTLSVPFVDTDKRVASAHGPIPAIFAEHGEDHFRALERAEVAAALDAPAGGVISLGGGAVTDAGTRALLRERPVVFLTVTPEAVAARIRSGGRPLLEGDDPVGRWTQIFEERRNWYDEVASVTFDTSRRPMHRIAADIAAWRRELR